The Actinomyces lilanjuaniae genome segment GCCCGTGCCGTCGGTCCGGACAGGGTGGTGGCCTCCACCGACTGCGGCCTGGGCGGGCGTGTCCACTCCCAGATCGCCTGGGCCAAGTTGGAGTCCCTGGTGGAGGGCGCCCGCCTGGCCAGCGAGAGGTTCTGAGACCCGTTGCCACCTCCTAGACTCCTGCCGTGACCTCTACCAAGCCTCCTGCCTCTGCTGCCGCGCCTTCCGCCCCGCACGCCGGGCGGTCCCGACCACCCGTGCTGCCCGTGCGCCCGGGGCTGGAGGGCTGCCAGCCCTACGGTGCTCCTGAGCTGGACGTACCCGTGCGCCTCAACGTCAACGAGAACCCGCACCCCCCGCAGGAGCAGGTCGTCGCCGACGTCGCTGCGGCTGTGGCCCGTGCGGCCGCGGGACTCAACCGCTACCCGGACCGGGACTTTCCGGCTCTCCGGGAGGCTCTGGCTGGCTACCTGGAGCGTGAGTCCGGTGTGCGCCTGGCGCCGGGAAGGATCTGGGCGGCCAACGGCTCCAACGAGGTCATGCTCCACCTCCTCCAGGCCTTCGGGGGGCCGGGACGGGCCTGCCTGTCCGCAACCCCGACCTACTCCATGTATCCCGAGTACGCCCGCGACACCCTCACTGAGTACGTGACCGTGCCGCGCCGTCGGGACTTCTCCCTGGACCTGGAGGCGGTGACTGCCCTGATGCGGCGCCGTCGCCCCGCACTCCTGGTCCTGGCCAGCCCTAACAACCCCACGGGAACCGCCCTGCCCCCCCAGGACCTGCGTGCCGTCCTGGAGGCCGCTCGCGGAAGTGGGCCCCGGGAGCCTGCGGCTGGTGAGCGGGACCGGGCAGGCTCCCAGGCCGCTGACTGCGTCGTCGTCGTGGACGAGGCCTATGCTGAGTTCCGGCGCCCGGGTGTGCCCAGCGCCCTGGAGCTCCTGGACACCTACCCCCACCTGGTCGTCACCCGCACCATGTCCAAGGCCTTTGGTGCGGCGGGCCTGCGTCTGGGCTACCTGGCGGCCAGCGTCGAGCTGGTTGACTGGCTGCGTGTGGTGCGTCTGCCTTACCACCTCTCCTCCCTCACCCAGGCTGCCGCCCTGGCGGCGCTGGACCACAGTGAGGAGCTGATGGCGCAGGTGGCCTCGCTACGGGCCGAGCGTGACGACCTGGTGTCGTGGCTGCGCGGCAGGGGTCTTGACGTCTGTGACTCTGACGCAAACTTTGTCTTCTTCGGCTCCTTTGCCGACCGCGAGGCGGTCTGGCAGCACCTGTTGGACGACGGCGTCCTGGTACGTGTCGTCGGTCCTGAGGGCTACCTGCGTGTCAGTGTGGGCACGCCTGAGGAGACGGCGCTCTTCCGCCGGTCTCTGTCCGCCGTCCTGGCGTCTGAGGCCCTGAGGCCTGGCGCGGCGGCGTCCAGCGTCGTCGCGACCGTTGTCAAGGAGGAAGCATGAGCACACCTGCCCCGAGGACCGCACGTGTGGAGCGGGCCACCAGCGAGTCCCACGTGGTCGTCGGACTCAACCTCGACGGCACCGGTACCACGGACGTGTCCACAACAGTCCCCTTCTACGACCACATGCTCACGACCCTGGGCAGGCACTCGCTGATGGACCTGAGCGTGCAGGCCACGGGTGACACCCACATTGACGTCCACCACACCGTAGAGGACACGGCGATCTGTATCGGCCAGGCGCTGCGGATAGCCCTGGGGGACAAGCGGGGCATCCGCCGCTTCGGGGACGCTCTGGTCCCCTGGACGAGGCCCTGGCGCAGGCCGTGGTGGACCTGTCCGGGCGCCCTTACCTGGTGCACGAGGGCGAGTCCGACGCCTTTGTCCACCACCTCATCGGCGGCCACTTCACCGGGTCGATGGTCCGCCACGCGCTGGAGGCGATCGCCTACCACGCCGGTATCTGCCTGCACGTGCGCGTCATCTCCGGCCGTGACCCGCACCATGTCGCCGAGGCGGAGTTCAAGGCCCTGGCCCGTGCGCTGAGGGCAGCGGTCGAGGACGACCCCCGTGTTGAGGCGATTCCCTCGACGAAAGGAGCCCTGTGATGAGCCAGGACAGCCGCGACGACACGTGGGACGGCAGGTCGGGGGACGGCCAGGGCAGCAGTGAGGGCACTGGCCGCGGCGACGGTCAGGCCGCTGGCCGGACCAGTGGTCACACCGGTGACCATGACGGTGCCCCGCGCGACGTGGATGCGGAGTTCGCTGCTCTGACCCAGGGCCTGGCAGCCTCTGAGCCAGTAGGCTCTAAGGCTCTGGCTGAGGAGTCCGACCCCGACCAGGGAGATGACGGGCACGAGGAGGCCCGCCCGGCGGGCAGGGGTCAGCCGGACCGGGCTGACGACCTGTGGGACCAGCCGGACCAGGCTGGCGGCTCCCAGGCGCCCAGGGCGGTCAAGGTCGCCGTCGTGGTCACCCCGGTGGCCAGTGCCCAGGCCCTGGCCGCGCTGTGCGCCGTGAGCGACCTGGAGTGCATCGTGGTGCCCTCCACCAGCGGTGCCCTGGCGGTGAGGCAGCTGGTCTCCGCCCACGAGGAGTGGGACATCTCCGAGCTGGTCGGCGGTGCGGATACCGAGCCTGCTGAGGCGGCTGAGCTGGCCGCCAGCCTCTCCCGGGTGTCCCGGGCGGGAGTGGTCCTTATGACGGCCGACCTGGCGACTGATGTCGGTATCGAGTCCGGTCTGTCCGGTACGGTCACCGCCCGTCGCTACGTGGAGGCAGAGGCGGGGGAGGAGGCCTCGGCCGGGCTGCTGCTGGCCTCCATGGACCAGGTCGTGGAGGACGTTCTCCTGGGAGTGACGCCACCCCAGGATGTGCCGGGTGCCGTGCGCTCCACCGAGGTCAGGCCATCGCGGGCTATGCGCTGGCTGGGGCGAGGCCTGCGTCGCCCACCGCGATCCTAGTCTGGCAGTCCTGATGGCGTGCCTTGCCTTGCGCCGCCAGGCAAGCCTGTGGCCTGGAAACCGGTACCGACGAGGACGGCTGGTTCTCGCTTGATTCTCTCCCACACAAGTGATGTGGGGGTAGACTCTTTGCCGCTGCTGTGCCATTATCGTTCTGATGAAAATTGTTCCTTCTAGGGGATAGGCACGGGTAGGGTCCGCATGTTGTCGGTTGTTGTTTCAGTCCTTGTCGCCCTGGTGGCGCTGGTTGTGGTGGTGGCCGTGGTGCACCGGGGCAGCGGGCCGCGCACCCGTCTGCTCCAGCTGGCCGCCGCATCCATGTGCCTGGCGGCCCTCGCCCAGGAGGCTGAGGTGGTCTACGGGGACCAGGTGGTGGTGGACCTGGTCAAGCGCCTGGTGTTCCTGGTCATGCTGGTGTCGGTAATGGTGCTGGTGATGACGTTCCGCCGTGGTGGGCTGTCGCGGCGTGCG includes the following:
- a CDS encoding histidinol-phosphate transaminase; the protein is MLPVRPGLEGCQPYGAPELDVPVRLNVNENPHPPQEQVVADVAAAVARAAAGLNRYPDRDFPALREALAGYLERESGVRLAPGRIWAANGSNEVMLHLLQAFGGPGRACLSATPTYSMYPEYARDTLTEYVTVPRRRDFSLDLEAVTALMRRRRPALLVLASPNNPTGTALPPQDLRAVLEAARGSGPREPAAGERDRAGSQAADCVVVVDEAYAEFRRPGVPSALELLDTYPHLVVTRTMSKAFGAAGLRLGYLAASVELVDWLRVVRLPYHLSSLTQAAALAALDHSEELMAQVASLRAERDDLVSWLRGRGLDVCDSDANFVFFGSFADREAVWQHLLDDGVLVRVVGPEGYLRVSVGTPEETALFRRSLSAVLASEALRPGAAASSVVATVVKEEA